A segment of the bacterium genome:
CATCGGACGCTCAAGGACCGCGTAGAGCTCCAGAAGCTTCATGGCCACGTTCTTGCTCGGCGCCCCAATCACAATCCTGTCAGGCTCCAGCGTGTCCTTGATGGCCGAGCCTTCACGCAAGAACTCTGGATTCGACACGACGTCGAAGTCCACGTCCTTGTGCTTGTTCTTCTCAATTATCTCTCTCACAAGATCGCCAGTCCCGACGGGAACGGTGCTCTTGTTGACTATGATCTTGTAGTCATCCATCCACTCGGCGATGCTCTTGGCGACTGCCCTGACGTAACTTAGGTCAGTCTCGCCACCATCTTTGGGGGGTGTGTTCACGCAAATGAATACGATCTCCGATGCCCTGACGCCCTCCTTTATGTCTGTCGTGAACCTGAGACGTCCATCCCTGGCATTGTGAGTGACCATTTCCCTGAGTCCAGGCTCATAGATCGGCATAATCCCATTCTTGAGGCTCTCGATCTTCTCCTTGTCAACATCGACGCAAATGACCTCGTTGCCCAGGTCGGCGAAGACCGCTCCAGTCACAAGGCCGACATATCCTGTTCCAACTGCACAAATATTCACTAACTCCTCCGAAAACCTACATTTCTCGACGCAGCCAGCCTACGCAAGCTGCCTTATCTGAACTTCTGACCTAATCATATAAACATCCTCGTATTTACAGAGCTCCGTGCCGGGCGTGAGGGCACAGGCTGCGCCAGCTGCCACACCCAGTGTGAGACTCTCGCAGAAAGAAAGACCCGTGTCCAGCCCCAAAACAAAGCCTGCGACAAGCGAGTCCCCAGCCCCAACCGGGCTAAGTGCCTCGACTTTGGGCGGCTTGGCAAAGAAAGACCCCTCCTCACAAGTCAGAACCGCGCCATCCGCCCCCATCGAGACCAGCACATTCTCAACCCCCATGGCCCTGAGTTTGGCCGCGGCCGACTGAACCTGCTCAACGCCCTCCACATCGAGACCCAGGAGCCGGCGGAGCTCGTGACTGTTCGGCTTAATCATGAAAGGCTTGCCCTCAATGCCTCTTCTTAACAGCTCCCCGTCCGCATCCAGCACAGCGCGGAGGTTGCTCTCCTTAACGATATTGGTGATCTCGTGGTATGCGTCCGCGGGGACTCCGGGGGGTGCGCTGCCTGAAATGACAAAAAACCCTGACTTGTACTTATATTCCTTGAGCTTCTCCAAGAGCTGTTCGTATTCCACCTGCGTTGCGCAGGGACCGGCAGCATTGAGAGCCGTGATCGAGTTCGCCTCGATGTCACTAACAATGACGTTCGTTCTCGTCTCGGAGCCTATGTGAACGAAGTCCGTGGGCACCCCCGCCTGCTTCAACCTGCCCTCGAGCTCCGCCCCTCCGTATCCGCCCACAAACCCGAACGCCACCGTGCTTCCGCCGAGCTCGATCACGACTCGCGACACGTCGATCCCCTTTCCCGCAGCGAATCGCTGCTCCGATATGACGCGATTGGCATCATCGAACGCCAGTCTTCTCACGCGGAGCGTCCTGTCAAGCGCCGGGTTCAGTGTCAGCGTGTATATCATCACTAATACGCGTTCTTCTGGTTCAAAGCTCTCGTGACCGTGCGAAACAGTATTTTGAAGTCCATTGACAAGGACCAGTTCTCAATGTAGTAAAGGTCGCTCTTTAGCCGCTTGCGCATTGACGTGTCGCCCCGCCAGCCATTGACCTGCGCAAGGCCAGTCATCCCTGACTTCACCTTGTGCCTCAACATGTAGTGCGGTATCGTGTTCCTGAACTCATCGACGAACGCTGGCTGCTCGGGCCTTGGCCCCACAATGCTCATATCCCCCTTAAACACGTTGCAGAATTGAGGTATCTCATCGATGCTGAACCGCC
Coding sequences within it:
- the pfkB gene encoding 1-phosphofructokinase; its protein translation is MIYTLTLNPALDRTLRVRRLAFDDANRVISEQRFAAGKGIDVSRVVIELGGSTVAFGFVGGYGGAELEGRLKQAGVPTDFVHIGSETRTNVIVSDIEANSITALNAAGPCATQVEYEQLLEKLKEYKYKSGFFVISGSAPPGVPADAYHEITNIVKESNLRAVLDADGELLRRGIEGKPFMIKPNSHELRRLLGLDVEGVEQVQSAAAKLRAMGVENVLVSMGADGAVLTCEEGSFFAKPPKVEALSPVGAGDSLVAGFVLGLDTGLSFCESLTLGVAAGAACALTPGTELCKYEDVYMIRSEVQIRQLA